One Pochonia chlamydosporia 170 chromosome 5, whole genome shotgun sequence DNA segment encodes these proteins:
- a CDS encoding mechanosensitive ion channel family protein (similar to Coccidioides immitis RS XP_001247649.1), translated as MASSGQPHDGDLNRHHQSQHHHHHQPQADSEPFPDIEFQDSNQNDRDFVHEKPSPPSLDTFNTLQPQDSAGIEMMAMSPSGQRADASRLTDDLELLRAERYISNQEHEATKTRSKNRAHNVEPEDAFNPTVNKEEHVKKRNEDATLYKFWLFLKKFPRFIRYVVYLFPGAALLLIPVLLGAFKYNDGSNLVGGEGGVQLMWFGIWLEIVWASLWVSRMITSLLPHLFHGVARMMGSTNAKKWRDIGSQLELHTALFLWFLAILISFKPTNNGHRGGKPDKDSSGNDWVDIVNKVIIALFVLFTLNFAEKILIQWIATSFHQRTYSTRIENNKGDIKQLVQLFEFAKGKLEDTDKFWQGADGIRTASGAQTPMANFHEGARQVLGKVGYVANRVGNDLIGRKVNPNMPRKVVSELLRSTSSAHTLARLIYRSVVREDRETVHPEDLEQVFATQEEIDAAFGVFDKDLNGDISIEEFEAVCNEIHLEKKAIAASLKDLDSVIQKLDKVFLFIIIVISIIVFVSIFSSSTAAGLASASTSILGLAWVLQATAQEFLQSIIFVFVKHPFDVGDRVTIYGSTGANMTGDDYYVTEISLLYTEFKKLQGHIVQAPNSILNTLFILNQRRSNGLSDVIPLQFKFGTPAWMIEELKARMLDFCLANKRDYQPTIITEMTGVDQIRSANMNMVFIHKSNFQNELLRLNRHNKFVVELLAQLEQIGIQGPLRVDPGGSREYPMYYAGSHPPPYSNGKEQLHDDPAGHGLGPAPSRGAMPRHNSVRSTRLPTTNEEAIVGFQDVFENRRDQSLARRMESIREKDIAEQREAESEPRASTTGAALTPTQSVNSQQRSRFFGRHRSGTKSQQHQPQSDMV; from the coding sequence ATGGCCAGCTCAGGACAACCTCACGATGGCGACCTCAACCGTCATCACCAGTcgcaacatcaccatcaccaccaaccacaaGCAGACTCGGAACCTTTCCCTGACATTGAGTTCCAAGACTCCAATCAAAATGACCGCGATTTCGTCCATGAAAAGCCCTCTCCGCCATCCTTGGACACTTTCAACACCTTGCAGCCTCAAGATTCGGCAGGAATCGAAATGATGGCCATGTCACCATCCGGACAGCGGGCTGATGCCAGCCGTCTTACCGATGATCTGGAGCTCCTGCGGGCAGAGCGCTACATCTCAAACCAAGAGCACGAGGCGACCAAGACTCGATCTAAGAACCGAGCTCATAATGTCGAGCCAGAAGATGCTTTTAATCCAACAGTCAACAAGGAGGAGCATGTCAAGAAGAGAAACGAGGATGCCACACTGTACAAgttttggctgtttcttAAGAAATTCCCTCGCTTCATTCGTTATGTGGTCTATTTATTTCCTGGCGCGGCACTGCTTTTGATCcctgttcttcttggtgcCTTCAAGTACAACGATGGGAGCAATCTTGTTGGAGGTGAAGGGGGCGTGCAGCTGATGTGGTTTGGAATCTGGCTTGAGATTGTATGGGCTTCCTTGTGGGTATCCCGAATGATCACCAGTTTGCTCCCACACCTCTTTCACGGTGTTGCTCGCATGATGGGGTCGACCAATGCCAAAAAATGGCGAGATATTGGATCACAGCTCGAGCTGCACACTGCTCTGTTTCTCTGGTTCCTAGCTATTTTGATCTCCTTTAAGCCGACCAACAATGGACATCGAGGTGGTAAACCTGATAAGGACAGCTCTGGAAACGATTGGGTGGATATTGTCAACAAGGTCATTATTGCTCTATTTGTCCTGTTCACCCTGAATTTCGCCGAAAAGATTCTTATACAGTGGATTGCGACCTCGTTTCACCAACGCACTTACTCTACCCGAATTGAGAACAACAAGGGCGACATCAAGCAGCTTGTGCAGCTTTTCGAATTTGCCAAAGGAAAGTTGGAGGATACGGACAAGTTTTGGCAGGGGGCGGACGGAATTCGCACTGCAAGTGGTGCGCAGACTCCCATGGCCAACTTTCACGAAGGCGCTCGGCAAGTGCTTGGGAAGGTTGGATATGTTGCCAACCGTGTTGGAAACGACCTTATTGGCAGAAAGGTCAACCCAAATATGCCTCGCAAAGTCGTTTCTGAGCTGTTGCGATCTACCTCGTCTGCCCACACCCTGGCTCGTCTCATCTACCGCAGTGTAGTTCGGGAGGACCGGGAGACTGTTCACCCCGAAGATTTGGAACAGGTCTTTGCCACACAGGAAGAGATCGATGCGGCTTTCGGTGTTTTTGACAAGGATCTCAATGGCGATATATCTATCGAAGAATTCGAGGCGGTGTGCAACGAAATCCATCtagagaagaaggccattgCAGCCTCCCTCAAGGATCTCGACTCAGTCATTCAGAAGCTCGATAAGGTATtccttttcatcatcatagtcatctccatcattgtCTTTGTATCAATCTTTTCCAGCTCTACAGCAGCTGGCTTGGCGTCAGCAAGCACATCGATCTTGGGTCTAGCTTGGGTTCTCCAGGCCACCGCCCAAGAGTTTCTACAGTCTATtatctttgtctttgtcaaACATCCTTTCGATGTTGGTGACCGCGTCACCATTTATGGCTCCACTGGCGCTAACATGACTGGCGACGACTACTACGTGACGGAGATTTCTCTTCTGTACACCGAGTTCAAAAAGCTACAAGGCCACATTGTTCAAGCTCCTAATTCTATACTCAACACTTTATTTATTCTCAACCAAAGACGATCCAACGGCCTATCTGATGTCATTCCATTGCAATTCAAATTTGGTACTCCTGCTTGGATGATTGAAGAACTGAAGGCCCGTATGCTCGACTTCTGCTTGGCCAACAAACGTGACTACCAGCCGACCATTATTACGGAAATGACCGGCGTTGATCAGATTCGTTCTGCCAATATGAACATGGTTTTCATTCACAAGAGCAATTTCCAAAATGAGCTTCTCCGTCTCAACCGTCACAACAAGTTCGTTGTTGAGCTGCTAGCTCAGTTGGAACAGATTGGCATCCAAGGCCCTCTGCGTGTCGATCCTGGTGGCAGTCGAGAATATCCCATGTACTATGCTGGCTCTCATCCGCCTCCATacagcaatggcaaagaGCAGCTTCACGATGATCCTGCTGGGCACGGCCTAGGACCGGCTCCGTCACGAGGCGCCATGCCCCGTCATAACAGTGTTAGAAGCACACGCCTCCCCACAACGAACGAGGAAGCAATCGTTGGTTTCCAAGATGTTTTTGAAAATCGGCGCGATCAATCACTTGCACGACGAATGGAGTCCATCCGAGAGAAAGACATCGCTGAACAACGAGAAGCTGAGAGCGAGCCACGAGCATCCACCACTGGTGCTGCGCTCACACCAACGCAGTCGGTGAATTCGCAACAACGTTCGCGATTTTTTGGCCGCCACCGGAGTGGCACTAAGAGTCAACAACATCAGCCACAGAGCGACATGGTTTGA